The following are encoded in a window of Apis mellifera strain DH4 linkage group LG10, Amel_HAv3.1, whole genome shotgun sequence genomic DNA:
- the LOC413605 gene encoding cytochrome c1, heme protein, mitochondrial isoform X1: MAASLGRVYKIGLLKSNYGTLFNQQVHNFSTAKQWSRGRKVLLACLGVTAGGISALIYALDQSVKAFDMVAHPPTYKWGFYGMFSALDHRSLRRGWEVYKNVCSACHSLQYMAYRHLVGVTHTEEEVKAIAAEVQVQDGPDDQGNYFMRPGKLSDYIPPPYPNEEAARAANNGAYPPDLTFIINATEHGENYVFSLLTGYCDPPAGIPIREGQYFNPYFVGGALGMPQIIYDEVIEYEDGTPASASQLAKDIVEFLMWTSNSEHDERKRLTIKLLGVSSIVIPLLVYWKRHKWTTVKNTKILFTPRHKPPQ, translated from the exons ATGGCGGCTTCATTAGGACGAGTTTATAAAATCGGTCttttgaaatcaaattatGGAACATTATTCAATCAg caGGTACATAATTTTTCTACTGCCAAGCAATGGTCTAGAGGCAGAAAAGTG ctGTTAGCATGTTTAGGAGTAACAGCTGGAGGTATCAGTGCATTAATTTATGCTTTGGATCAATCTGTAAAAGCTTTTGATATGGTGGCACATCCACCAACCTATAAATGGGGTTTTTATGGAATGTTTAGTGCACTTGATCATAGAAG tctTCGACGTGGTTgggaagtatataaaaatgtgtgTTCAGCTTGTCATAGTTTACAATATATGGCTTATCGTCATCTTGTGGGTGTTACACATACTGAAGAAGAAGTAAAAGCTATTGCAGCAGAAGTtcag gttCAAGATGGTCCTGATGACCAAGGAAATTACTTTATGCGTCCTGGTAAATTATCAGATTATATACCACCTCCATATCCAAATGAAGAAGCAGCTAGAGCAGCAAATAATGGTGCCTATCCACcagatttaacatttattattaatgcaacTGAGCATGGAgag aactatgtattttcattattaactgGATATTGTGATCCACCAGCTGGTATTCCAATAAGAGAGGGTCAATATTTCAATCCTTATTTTGTTGGTGGAGCTCTTGGTATGCCACAA ATTATTTATGATGAAGTAATAGAATATGAAGATGGCACTCCTGCATCAGCTTCTCAATTAGCAAAAGATATTGTAGAATTTCTTATGTGGACATCAAATTCAGAACatgatgaaagaaagagaCTTACTATTAag CTTTTGGGTGTTAGTTCAATAGTAATACCATTATTAGTATATTGGAAGAGACATAAGTGGACAACTGtgaaaaatactaaaatactTTTCACTCCAAGACATAAACCTCCACAGTAA
- the LOC413605 gene encoding cytochrome c1, heme protein, mitochondrial isoform X2 → MAASLGRVYKIGLLKSNYGTLFNQVHNFSTAKQWSRGRKVLLACLGVTAGGISALIYALDQSVKAFDMVAHPPTYKWGFYGMFSALDHRSLRRGWEVYKNVCSACHSLQYMAYRHLVGVTHTEEEVKAIAAEVQVQDGPDDQGNYFMRPGKLSDYIPPPYPNEEAARAANNGAYPPDLTFIINATEHGENYVFSLLTGYCDPPAGIPIREGQYFNPYFVGGALGMPQIIYDEVIEYEDGTPASASQLAKDIVEFLMWTSNSEHDERKRLTIKLLGVSSIVIPLLVYWKRHKWTTVKNTKILFTPRHKPPQ, encoded by the exons ATGGCGGCTTCATTAGGACGAGTTTATAAAATCGGTCttttgaaatcaaattatGGAACATTATTCAATCAg GTACATAATTTTTCTACTGCCAAGCAATGGTCTAGAGGCAGAAAAGTG ctGTTAGCATGTTTAGGAGTAACAGCTGGAGGTATCAGTGCATTAATTTATGCTTTGGATCAATCTGTAAAAGCTTTTGATATGGTGGCACATCCACCAACCTATAAATGGGGTTTTTATGGAATGTTTAGTGCACTTGATCATAGAAG tctTCGACGTGGTTgggaagtatataaaaatgtgtgTTCAGCTTGTCATAGTTTACAATATATGGCTTATCGTCATCTTGTGGGTGTTACACATACTGAAGAAGAAGTAAAAGCTATTGCAGCAGAAGTtcag gttCAAGATGGTCCTGATGACCAAGGAAATTACTTTATGCGTCCTGGTAAATTATCAGATTATATACCACCTCCATATCCAAATGAAGAAGCAGCTAGAGCAGCAAATAATGGTGCCTATCCACcagatttaacatttattattaatgcaacTGAGCATGGAgag aactatgtattttcattattaactgGATATTGTGATCCACCAGCTGGTATTCCAATAAGAGAGGGTCAATATTTCAATCCTTATTTTGTTGGTGGAGCTCTTGGTATGCCACAA ATTATTTATGATGAAGTAATAGAATATGAAGATGGCACTCCTGCATCAGCTTCTCAATTAGCAAAAGATATTGTAGAATTTCTTATGTGGACATCAAATTCAGAACatgatgaaagaaagagaCTTACTATTAag CTTTTGGGTGTTAGTTCAATAGTAATACCATTATTAGTATATTGGAAGAGACATAAGTGGACAACTGtgaaaaatactaaaatactTTTCACTCCAAGACATAAACCTCCACAGTAA
- the LOC410015 gene encoding protein LSM14 homolog A isoform X2 translates to MSGGMPELGSKISLISKADIRYEGRLFTVDPQECTIALANVRSFGTEDRETQLPVAPQNQVYEYILFRGSDIKDIRVVNNVSSIPNDPAIVQMTVQPSMSQQSYQPQPSYAHPMMGPMGGQYGTPYGMTMGTMGPVMGMPTSRDPRGPINKQPSVLDLISGGSRSTTPTSSLLTRKSPTMDQSIQVGHQQQQQQQQSGNVGKLGEKTNIRTIQPARRDHDSHSGNKTGGTVSQYNDGKRDTMKQDGQLQGQGTHAQGGRGNRGGWMNRGNMRGRGRGRGGFRNQPGNAGAKPKNTLKFDNDYDFEQANTEFEELRSQLAKTKIDSGADNEKKDDSGNETGAGEGEPEEEPEIVHYDKSKSFFDNISCEAVERSKGRFQRTDWRTERKLNSETFGVASTRRGGFRGRGYYNRGMGGMYRGGGAGGSGFRGGYRGSRGGNRKPANQQQQNNPGSQNRTTNEQSATQSQQNSRVVSF, encoded by the exons ATGAGCGGAGGAATGCCAGAATTGGGCTCGAAGATTAGTTTAATATCGAAAGCAGATATTCGTTATGAGGGCCGACTCTTTACTGTTGATCCTCAAGAATGTACGATTGCTCTAGCTAATG tacGTTCTTTTGGGACTGAGGATAGAGAAACACAACTTCCAGTGGCACCACAGAATCAAGTAtatgaatacattttattccGTGGTTcagatattaaagatattagagTTGTCAACAATGTCAGTTCTATTCCAAATGATCCAGCAATTGTGCAG atgacGGTACAACCGTCTATGAGTCAGCAATCATACCAACCACAACCTAGTTATGCTCATCCAATGATGGGTCCAATGGGTGGACAATATGGAACACCTTATGGCATGACAATGGGCACCATGGGACCTGTAATGGGAATGCCAACTTCTAGAGATCCTCGTGGACCAATAAATAAACAGCCAA GTGTATTAGATCTCATTAGTGGAGGTTCACGATCAACAACTCCAACTTCATCTTTATTGACACGAAAAAGTCCAACTATGGATCAAAGTATTCAGGTAGGCcatcaacaacaacaacaacaacagcagaGTGGAAATGTTGGCAAGCTTGGTGAAAAGACGAATATAAGAACTATTCAACCTGCTCGACGTGATCACGAtag ccATAGTGGTAATAAAACAGGAGGTACTGTATCACAATATAATGATGGAAAACGTGATACAATGAAACAAGATGGTCAACTTCAAGGTCAAGGTACTCATGCTCAAGGTGGTCGTGGAAATCGTGGAGGATGGATGAATCGTGGAAATATGCGTGGCAGAGGAAGAGGTCGTGGTGGTTTTAGAAATCAACCCGGTAACGCTGGTGCCAAACCCAAGAATACGCTGAAATTCGATAATGATTATGATTTTGAACAAGCTAATACTGAGTTCGAAGAATTaag ATCTCAATtagcaaaaacaaaaattgattctGGTGCTGATAATGAAAAGAAGGATGATAGTGGTAATGAAACTGGAGCAGGTGAAGGTGAACCAGAAGAAGAACCAGAGATAGTTCATTATGACAAATCAAAATCGTTCTTTGATAACATCAGTTGCGAAGCAGTGGAGAGAAGTAAAGG acgATTCCAACGTACAGACTGGAGGACAGAGCGCAAATTGAACTCTGAAACATTTGGTGTAGCGTCAACGAGACGCGGTGGTTTTCGTGGACGCGGTTATTATAATCGTGGGATGGGAGGCATGTATCGAGGTGGTGGTGCTGGTGGTTCTGGTTTCCGAGGTGGTTATAGAGGTTCCAGAGGTGGAAATCGTAAACCTGCTAATCAACAACAGCAAAATAATCCTGGCAGTCAAAATCGCACGACTAACGAACAATCTGCTACTCAATCACAGCAGAATAGTCGCGTTGTATCTTTTTGA
- the LOC410015 gene encoding protein LSM14 homolog A isoform X1 encodes MSGGMPELGSKISLISKADIRYEGRLFTVDPQECTIALANVRSFGTEDRETQLPVAPQNQVYEYILFRGSDIKDIRVVNNVSSIPNDPAIVQMTVQPSMSQQSYQPQPSYAHPMMGPMGGQYGTPYGMTMGTMGPVMGMPTSRDPRGPINKQPSELSLGSAEPNAISIPNSLPTANVDPLPKDQSLEDGVLDLISGGSRSTTPTSSLLTRKSPTMDQSIQVGHQQQQQQQQSGNVGKLGEKTNIRTIQPARRDHDSHSGNKTGGTVSQYNDGKRDTMKQDGQLQGQGTHAQGGRGNRGGWMNRGNMRGRGRGRGGFRNQPGNAGAKPKNTLKFDNDYDFEQANTEFEELRSQLAKTKIDSGADNEKKDDSGNETGAGEGEPEEEPEIVHYDKSKSFFDNISCEAVERSKGRFQRTDWRTERKLNSETFGVASTRRGGFRGRGYYNRGMGGMYRGGGAGGSGFRGGYRGSRGGNRKPANQQQQNNPGSQNRTTNEQSATQSQQNSRVVSF; translated from the exons ATGAGCGGAGGAATGCCAGAATTGGGCTCGAAGATTAGTTTAATATCGAAAGCAGATATTCGTTATGAGGGCCGACTCTTTACTGTTGATCCTCAAGAATGTACGATTGCTCTAGCTAATG tacGTTCTTTTGGGACTGAGGATAGAGAAACACAACTTCCAGTGGCACCACAGAATCAAGTAtatgaatacattttattccGTGGTTcagatattaaagatattagagTTGTCAACAATGTCAGTTCTATTCCAAATGATCCAGCAATTGTGCAG atgacGGTACAACCGTCTATGAGTCAGCAATCATACCAACCACAACCTAGTTATGCTCATCCAATGATGGGTCCAATGGGTGGACAATATGGAACACCTTATGGCATGACAATGGGCACCATGGGACCTGTAATGGGAATGCCAACTTCTAGAGATCCTCGTGGACCAATAAATAAACAGCCAAGTGAGTTGAGCTTGGGCTCTGCTGAACCCAATGCCATCTCTATCCCAAACTCACTACCGACGGCCAATGTCGACCCATTACCAAAAGACCAATCTCTGGAAGATG GTGTATTAGATCTCATTAGTGGAGGTTCACGATCAACAACTCCAACTTCATCTTTATTGACACGAAAAAGTCCAACTATGGATCAAAGTATTCAGGTAGGCcatcaacaacaacaacaacaacagcagaGTGGAAATGTTGGCAAGCTTGGTGAAAAGACGAATATAAGAACTATTCAACCTGCTCGACGTGATCACGAtag ccATAGTGGTAATAAAACAGGAGGTACTGTATCACAATATAATGATGGAAAACGTGATACAATGAAACAAGATGGTCAACTTCAAGGTCAAGGTACTCATGCTCAAGGTGGTCGTGGAAATCGTGGAGGATGGATGAATCGTGGAAATATGCGTGGCAGAGGAAGAGGTCGTGGTGGTTTTAGAAATCAACCCGGTAACGCTGGTGCCAAACCCAAGAATACGCTGAAATTCGATAATGATTATGATTTTGAACAAGCTAATACTGAGTTCGAAGAATTaag ATCTCAATtagcaaaaacaaaaattgattctGGTGCTGATAATGAAAAGAAGGATGATAGTGGTAATGAAACTGGAGCAGGTGAAGGTGAACCAGAAGAAGAACCAGAGATAGTTCATTATGACAAATCAAAATCGTTCTTTGATAACATCAGTTGCGAAGCAGTGGAGAGAAGTAAAGG acgATTCCAACGTACAGACTGGAGGACAGAGCGCAAATTGAACTCTGAAACATTTGGTGTAGCGTCAACGAGACGCGGTGGTTTTCGTGGACGCGGTTATTATAATCGTGGGATGGGAGGCATGTATCGAGGTGGTGGTGCTGGTGGTTCTGGTTTCCGAGGTGGTTATAGAGGTTCCAGAGGTGGAAATCGTAAACCTGCTAATCAACAACAGCAAAATAATCCTGGCAGTCAAAATCGCACGACTAACGAACAATCTGCTACTCAATCACAGCAGAATAGTCGCGTTGTATCTTTTTGA
- the LOC100577149 gene encoding 15-hydroxyprostaglandin dehydrogenase [NAD(+)], which yields MENENNKRRQSSASEKAKEIEAIYGLVSGKNVLITGGAAGLGNAFMNHFLKHGANKITIIDIDKEIGERIEVSVEKSCGEKKVLFIHADVSNHELMTAAFEETLNFMNDIDIIINNAGILDERRWEKEIAVNIGGMVRTALLAIKYLSKNQLGHGGTLVNVSQHIDIKSTAQLPVYTATKHAMIGLSQSLAESYQIEKTGIRVITLCPGLTETALTVDSPNKLLSRVMKADFVKTLDQLSIQTPYVVAQGLMSILRVAESGSIWVIENGRTPYEVYVPNPRSLRRTYKNNFTMVETKVGTRDGSIREVCDNTLTGLMSCA from the exons atgg agaacgagaataataaaagaagacaATCCTCCGCATCTGAGAAAGCGAAAGAAATAGAGGCAATATACGGTCTCGTTTCCGGTAAGAACGTGCTCATAACTGGTGGAGCTGCGGGTTTAGGAAATGCAtttatgaatcattttttgaaacaCGGTGCGAAT aaaataactataatagATATTGACAAGGAAATCGGTGAGCGCATAGAAGTGAGCGTAGAGAAATCCTGCGGAGAAAAAAAGGTGCTATTCATTCATGCTGATGTTTCCAACCACGAACTTATGACTG cGGCTTTTGAggaaactttgaattttatgaatgatattgacattatcataaataatgctGGTATTTTGGACGAACGAAGatgggaaaaagaaatagcaGTTAATATT GGAGGAATGGTTCGTACTGCATTATtggctataaaatatttaagcaaAAACCAACTTGGACATGGAGGAACTTTAGTGAACGTTAGTCAACACATAGATATTAAAAGCACTGCTCAACTTCCAGTTTACACGGCCACCAAACATGCCATGATTGGACTCTCACAATCTCTTGCG GAATCTTACCAAATTGAAAAGACTGGTATTCGTGTGATAACGTTATGTCCTGGTTTGACAGAAACTGCGCTTACAGTGGATAGCccaaataaattactttctcGTGTTATGAAGGCAGACTTCGTAAAAACTCTCGATCAACTATCAATACAAAc TCCATATGTGGTAGCTCAAGGTCTAATGTCGATCTTGAGAGTCGCAGAATCTGGTAGTATATGGGTGATCGAAAATGGTCGAACTCCGTACGAAGTTTATGTACCAAATCCACGTAGTTTGCGACGtacatataaaaacaattttacaatgGTTGAAACCAAAGTAGGGACAAGAGATGGTTCTATAAGAGAAGTTTGCGATAATACACTGACAGGTCTGATGAGCTGCGCTTGA